One Odocoileus virginianus isolate 20LAN1187 ecotype Illinois chromosome 6, Ovbor_1.2, whole genome shotgun sequence DNA segment encodes these proteins:
- the TMEM229B gene encoding transmembrane protein 229B, protein MASAEPLTALSRWYLYAIHGYFCEVMFTAAWEFVVNFNWKFPGVTSVWALFIYGTSILIVERMYLRLRGRCPLLVRCLIYTLWTYLWEFTTGFILRQFNACPWDYSQFDFDFMGLITLEYAVPWFCGALIVEQFIIRNTLRLRFDKDAEPGEPSGALALANGHVKTD, encoded by the coding sequence ATGGCTTCCGCCGAGCCCCTGACGGCGCTGTCCCGCTGGTACCTGTACGCCATCCACGGCTACTTCTGCGAGGTGATGTTCACGGCGGCCTGGGAGTTCGTGGTGAACTTTAACTGGAAGTTCCCGGGGGTCACGAGCGTGTGGGCGCTCTTCATCTACGGCACGTCCATCCTCATCGTGGAGCGCATGTACCTGCGCCTGCGCGGCCGCTGCCCGCTGCTGGTACGCTGCCTCATCTACACGCTCTGGACATACCTGTGGGAGTTCACCACTGGCTTCATCCTGCGCCAGTTCAACGCCTGCCCCTGGGACTACTCCCAGTTCGACTTTGACTTCATGGGCCTCATCACCCTGGAGTACGCCGTGCCCTGGTTCTGCGGGGCCCTCATCGTGGAGCAGTTCATCATCCGCAACACCCTCCGCCTCCGCTTCGACAAGGACGCCGAGCCCGGGGAGCCCAGCGGCGCCCTGGCCCTGGCCAATGGCCACGTCAAGACTGACTGa